GGAGAGCCATTCGTGCCAGTAGATCTCGGGGGTCGAGACAATGAGGACGATACGGCCGCCGGGAGAGAGCGCCCGTCCCAGCGCGCGGAACAGGGCGGTCTTCGTCTCTCCGGTCGGGATATTGTCGAAGGTGAAGGCGGCCAGGATGAGATCGTAGGCATCCGGGGGAAGCTCCGGTGGCTGCCCGGCTGAAGCCAGCAGGTAGTCGCCCTGGGGATCGCTGGCCCGCGCTTCACGAAGCATCGGCTCGGCAATATCAATGCCGGTCGTATGGAAGCCCAGATCCTTCAGAAACCGCGTGGAGCGACCGGTGCCACAGCCGAAGTCGAGCGCCTGGCGGCCCTGGATGTGGCGTCGCAGGAGCTCGGGAATATCGCGGAAGGCGAGATAGTAGGTGCCGGGATAGCCGAGCCTGGCGTAGGACTTGGCGCGCTCGGCGTCGGCGTAGACATTGGCGAACTGATCGGCCATTGCGCTCTCCACAGGCGTGCCGACACCGCGGGCTGTCGCCGGGGCCTGGCCGGCGCGGCGAAAACGTGCGGTCAGGAGGTTGCGCGCTCGGTCGAGCCATTGTCAGGCGGCGCTCGATTGCGGGCGCGCCCCTCGAATGAGCAGCCAGAGCATGAGCCACAGCTCCCCGAGGAGCGTCGGCATGACGACTCGGGAAACGACGTTCGCGTAGCTTGGCACGAGCAGCGTGGTCAGGCTGGCAGCTACATAGCCGGCGCAATTGAGGAT
Above is a window of Candidatus Polarisedimenticolia bacterium DNA encoding:
- a CDS encoding methyltransferase domain-containing protein; the encoded protein is MADQFANVYADAERAKSYARLGYPGTYYLAFRDIPELLRRHIQGRQALDFGCGTGRSTRFLKDLGFHTTGIDIAEPMLREARASDPQGDYLLASAGQPPELPPDAYDLILAAFTFDNIPTGETKTALFRALGRALSPGGRIVLIVSTPEIYWHEWLSFSTKDFPENRQVPDGGRVRIVMLDVPDRRPVEDIVWSDRAYRKVFRDAGLRVIQVHQPLGLPGEPFPWMSEVSVPAWTVYVLSRADRDQVAG